The genomic stretch TCGTCCTGCCTCTGCGTGATTTCCACGCGTCCTCTCGTTTCCTGGGCAAAGCCCGGTGAGCTGGCTTCGTTGGAGTATCAGGGAGACGACTGTGATACAGGTAAGGCATTTCGTCTTTGCATGTCAATGCTGAGCGCCCGTGTCCGCATGGCATGCAATACATGCGGGAAGGTGGGAGTGATTTGTACGACGCACTCATCATCGGCAGTGGCGCGGGCGGCGGGCCGCTGGCGTTGAAGTTTTCCCAGGCAGGGCTTCGCGTGCTGGTGTTGGAGCGAGGCCCGCGGCACTCGCCGCGGGAATACGCGCACGATGCGACGGGGTTGGGGCCGCAGGACCTCATCCCCCGCGTCGAAGACGACCCACATACCGTGGTGACACGGAAGACGTCCGTGCCGCTGCGCACCGCGCTGGGCTGGACGGCCAGCTGCGTGGGCGGCGGCACCGTGCACATGGGTGGATATTTCTATCGCTTCCATCCGGATGACCTGCGCATGCGCAGCCGTTTCGGTGACTACGAGGAACTGGCGGACTGGCCTTATGACTACGCCGCGCTGGAGCCCTGGTATGCCGTGGCGGAGCAAGAGGTGGGCGTCTCCGGGCTCGCGGGTGTGAATCCTTTCGAGGGACCTCGCTCGACACCGTTTCCGCTGCCTCCGCTGGATGCGCATCCCCTGGCCGCCGCGTTGGAGGAGGCCTGCGCGCGGCGGGGGCTGCATGCCTTTCCAACGCCGCGCTCCATCAACTCGCGGCCCTATCAGGGGCGCCCCGCGTGCGCTTATTGCCTGGAGTGTTCCGGCCTGGGATGTCCGGTGGGCGCGCGAGGAAGCTCGCAGGCCGCGCTGCTGCCTCGCGCCGAGGCCACGGGCCACTGTGAGGTCCGCGCGCGGTGTCATGTCCGCGAAGTCACGGTGGGGCCGGATGGCCGCGCCACCGGGTGCGTGTACCTGGACGTGGAGGGGCAGGAGCACCGCGTGACGGCCCGCGTGGTGTGCGTGTGCTGTTCGTCCGTGGAGTCCGCGCGGCTCTTGTTGCTGTCGCGCTCGCCGCGCTTTCCCAACGGGTTGGCGAATGGCAGCGGGCGGGTGGGGCGGCACCTCCAGTTCCACGCCGTCACCATGGCGCAGGCGCGCCTGCCGCGAGACCGCCTCCCCGGTGCGCTGCTGGAGAATCCGCACCCGTTCATCGGCCGCTCGGTGATGGACCACTACTTCCTGCCCGACGGCGTGTCGGACCTGCCCAAGGGTGGCATCCTCCGCTTCGGACGCGGGCCGCCCGTGCCCGAGTCCCGGGACGGGGCGAAGGCGTCGGACGTGCTCTTCTGCGAGGTGTTCCACGACTTCCTCCCGAACGCCGGAACCTTCGTGGAGCTGGACCCGGAGGTGAAGGACCGGTGGGGGCTTCCGGTGGCGCGCATCCACCTGGACCGGCCACGGCACCACGTCCGCGCGGGGCAGTGGCTGCTGGCGCGCACCTTCGAGTTGTTCCGCGACTTGGGCGCCGAGGAGTGTGTCCCCCTCATCGTGGGCGGCACCTCGTCGTACCTGGTCCAGGGGACGTGCCGCGCCGGAGACGACCCGGAGACGTCGGTGCTGGACGGCCACTGTCAGACGCACGAGGTGGACAACCTGTTCGTGGTGGACGGCAGTTTCATGCCCACCTCCGGCGGGGCGGCCCCCACGTTGACCATCCTGGCCAACAGCTTCCGGAGCGCGGACCACATCGTCCGCCGCTTCCAGGCGGGGGACTTCGCCTGAGCCGGGGCAGGGGGAGGCCGCCTGCCACGCGACGGTGCGCGCTCATGGCCGTTGCGCGACGCATCCTCGGGGCGTAGGGAAACAACGCCCCATGTCCGCCACCGCCCAACTGCTCGAAACCGTCCGGAAGGAAGCCAAGCCGGGAATCTGGTCCAACGGCGTGAACCTCGCCCGCTCCGGAGCCGTGGTGCTCCAGTCCCAGAAAGGGGGCGAGCTGGAGCTGAGGGTGCGCGCCAAGGGGCGCCCGGTCGCTCTCACGGTCGTCCTGTACCCGAACGACGACGCCTGGGAGTGTGACTGCCCCAGTCAGGTGGACCCCTGCGAGCACGTGGTGGCGGCGGCCATCTCCATCCAGCAGGCGGAGAAGCAGGACACGCCCATGGAGACGGCGGCCACCCGCTGGGCCCGCGTCGTCTACCACTTCACCCGCATGGACGGCGGCCTGGAGCTTCGCCGCTCCATTGTCCAGGTGGACAGCACGGAGACGCCGCTGGAGGGCAGCCTGACGTCGCTGATGGCCCGGCCCGCGGAGGCCGCGAAGCTCCAGGTGGAGAACGCGGACCTGCTGGCCGACCGCATCCTGGAGCAGCGGCGCACGCGCGGCACCCTGGCACCGGAGACGCTGGAGGCGGTGCTCAAGGTGCTGGAGTCGGCGCGCAACGTGCTGCTCGACGGGCGCCCGGTGGCGGTGTCCGACGAGCAGGTGCTGCCGCGCGCGGTGGTGGAGGACCGCAGCGGCCAGATTGTGGTGACGGTGACCAAGGACCCGCGCATCCAGGAGGTGGTCAGCCCCGGGGTGGCGCTCGCGAGTGACACGCTGGTCCGCCTGGGCGAGACGTCCATGTCCGGCCCGTGGCTGCAGAACCTGCCCATCGTCCGCACGTACTCGGCGGACCATCTGGGAGACCTGACCTCGAAGATCATGCCCGAGCTGGGGCGCCGCCTGCCGGTGGAGGTCCGCAGCAAGCGGCTGCCGCGCCTGGACCGCGAGCTGAAGCCGCGCATCCTGCTGGAGCTGAACCAGCTCGACGCCGGCCTGTCCGTGCTGCCCACGCTCGTCTACGGCGCGCCGCCGGTGGTGCGCATCGACAACGGGCGCATGGTGTACCTGCGCGGCGCTGTGCCGCTGCGCGACGAGTCCGCCGAGCAGCGCCTCATCCACCAGCTGCGCGACGAGCTGAACCTGGTGCCCGGCCGCCGGCTGACGGTGCAGGGCTCGGAGATGGTGCGCTGGGCGGACAAGCTGCGGCGTTGGCGAGGCGACCTCGCCGGTGACGCGGCGGGTCTGGTGAGTCCCGACGTCAAGCTGCGCCCGTCGCTCCACCTGGAGTCCAGCGTCACGGGGCAGGGCGTCCCCGACGTGCGCTTCCAGCTCTCCTTCCAGGTGGAGGGGGCCAAGGGCGAGGTCAAGGCCGTGGACGCCGCCGCCGTCATCCGGGCGTGGACGGAGGGGCTGGGGCTGGTGCCGCTGGACGGTGGTGGCTGGGCGCCGCTGCCCCGGGCCTGGCTGGACAAGCACGGTCAGCGCGTGGCGGACCTGCTCAACGCGAGGCAGGAGGATGGGAAGGTCTCCAACCACGCGTTGCCGGAGCTCACCGCGCTGTGCGAGACGCTGGAGCAGCCTCCTCCGCCGGGCCTGGACCGGCTGGCGCCGCTCATCTCCGGCTTCGAGAAGCTGCCCCCGCCCGAGCTGCCCGCGGAGCTCAACGCCACGCTGCGCCAGTACCAGCTCCAAGGCGTCAGTTGGCTGGGCTTCCTGCGCGGCGCGGGGCTGGGCGGCATCCTGGCGGATGACATGGGTCTGGGTAAGACGCTCCAGACGATTTGCGCCCTGGGGCCCGGGTCGCTCGTGGTGTGCCCCACCAGCGTGCTGCCCAACTGGGCCGCGGAGCTGAAGCGCTTCCGCCCGTCGCTCAAGGTGTGCGTGTACCACGGGCCCGGCCGCGCGCTGGAGCCGTCCGCCGACGTGACGCTCACCACCTACGCCATCATGCGCCTGGACGCGGCGGTGCTCGGCGCGAAGACGTGGGACTCGCTGGTGCTGGACGAGGCGCAGGCCATCAAGAATCCGGACAGCCAGGTGGCGCGCGCGGCCTTCGGGCTCAAGGCGAACTTCCGGCTCGCGCTCAGCGGCACGCCGCTGGAGAACCGGCTGGAGGAGCTGTGGAGCCTCATGCACTTCACCAACCCGGGCCTGCTCGGGGGGCGCAAGCACTTCGAGGACAAGATTGCCCGGCCCATCTCCGAGGGCCGGCAGGACGCGGCCGAGGGGCTGCGGCGCCGCATCCGTCCCTTCGTGCTCCGGCGCCTGAAGCGGGATGTCGCGCCCGAGCTGCCGCCGCGCATCGAGTCCGTCATGCACGTGCAGATGGATGAGCGTGAGCGCTCCGTCTACGACGCGGTGATGGCGGCCACGCGCAAGGAAGTGGTGGCCCTGCTGAACGAGGGCGGCAGCGTGCTGAAGGCGTTGGAGGCCCTGCTGCGGCTGCGTCAGGCCGCGTGTCACACCGCGCTCGTTCCGGGCCAGCGGGCCAACACGTCGTCCAAGGTGGAGACGCTGGTGGACGCGCTGGAGACGGCCGTCTCCGAAGGCCACAAGGCGCTCGTCTTCTCGCAGTGGACGTCGCTGCTGGACCTCATCGAGCCGCGCCTGAAGGCGGCGGGCATCGGCTTCGGCCGGCTGGACGGCACCACGGCCAACCGCGGCGAAGTCACCGAGCGCTTCCAGTCCACGGAAGGTGAGCCGGTGCTGCTCATGTCCCTCAAGGCGGGCGGCACGGGCCTCAACCTCACGGCGGCGGACCACGTCTTCCTGGTGGACCCGTGGTGGAACCCGGCGGCGGAGGCGCAGGCCGCGGACCGCGCCCACCGCATTGGCCAGGAACGCACGGTGATGGTGTACCGACTGGTGTCCCAGGGCACCGTGGAGGAGCGCATCCTGGGGCTCCAGGAGAAGAAGCGGGCCATCTTCGAGGCGGCCCTGAGCGAGGCCGCCGCCGCGACGGCCATCACCCGTGAGGATTTGCTCGAACTCTTCTCATGACGCGCGCAGTCCTTCTCTTCGCAGTGGGGTTCCTCACGATGCTTCCCGAATCCGCCGACGCCCGGCCCCAGGCCGCCGCCACGCTGCACGCGCTCATCCAGCAGGAGTGGCAGTACCAGCTGGAGCACAGCCCGACGTACGCGTCCGTGCAGGGCGACCGGCGCTGGAACGACCGCTGGGATGACCTGAGCCTCAAGTCCATCGAGGCGGACCACCAGCACAACCTCCAGGTGCTCGCGAAGCTGAAGAAGGTGGACCGAAAGGCGCTCTCCGCCGCGGACCAGCTCAACTACGACCTGTTCCGCCGCGACTACGAGACGTGGGTGGAGGAGCACCGCTTCAAGACGTACCTGATGCCGGTGAACCACATGGGCGGCATCCCGGAGGGCATCAAACAGCCGCCGGGCGTGCAGACGGCCTACCAGCTCGCGGACAACCTGCGCTTCGAGACGGTGAAGGACTACGAGGACTGGGTGGCCCGGCTCCAGGGCTTCGGCACCTACGTGGACCAGGTGCTGGCGCTGCTGCGCGAGGGACTGCGCGAGAAGCGCATCCATCCCCAGGTCGTCCTCCAGCGGATTCCGCCGCAGGTGGCGAAGCAGCTCGTGGCGGACCCGGCGGACAGCGGCTTCTTCGCGCCGTTCCGCCGCTTCCCCAAGGGCATTGCCTCCGTGGAGCAGCAACGCCTGTCCGCGGCGGGCCGCGCGGCGATTGCGCAGGGCGTGCTCCCCGCGCTGAAGCGCTTCCACCAGTTCCTCACCGAGGAGTACGTCCCGAAGGGCACGGAGGTGGTGGGCATCTGGCAGCTGCCCGAAGGCGCGGAGCTGTATGACTTCCTCGCGCGCAAGTTCACCACCACGGGTCTGGGCGCGGAGGAGATTCACGCGCTCGGCCTGGCCGAGGTCCAGCGCCTGCGCGCGGAGATGGAGGCGGTGAAGGTCCAGACGGGCTTCAAGGGCACGCTGGCGGAGTTCTTCCGCTTCCTGCGGACGGATGCGCGCTTCTATGCGCGGGACGGGGACGAGCTGCTGATGCGCTACCGGGCCTTGTCCAAGCGCATCGACCCGTTGCTGGTGCGGCTGTTCAAGACGCTGCCCCGGCAGCCCTATGGCGTGGAGCCGACGCCGGAGGCCATGGCTCCGGACGCGACCACCGGCTTCTATTACCCAGGGGCGTCGGATGGCTCGCGGCCGGGCACGTACCTGGTGAACCTGTACCGGCCGGAGACGCGCCCCCTGTGGGAGATGGTGCCGCTCACGCTGCACGAAGCCGTGCCCGGTCACCACCTTCAGACGGCCCTGGCCGCCGAGCAACCCGGCCTGCCCGAGTTCCGCCGCTACGGCTACTACGTGGCCTATGGCGAAGGCTGGGCGCTCTACTGCGAGACGCTGGGCGACGAGCTGGGCCTGTACTCCAGCCCCTACGAGAAGTTCGGCCAGCTGGCCTACGACATGTGGCGCGCGGTGCGGCTCGTCGTCGACACCGGCATGCACGTGAAGAAGTGGACGCGGCAGCAGGCGCTCGACTTCTTCATGGAGAACTCACCGCGCCAGGAGCTGGACACCACCAACGAGATTGACCGCTACATCGCCTGGCCGGGGCAGGCGCTGGCGTACAAGGTGGGGCAGCTCAAGATTCGCGAGCTGCGCACGCGCGCGGAGCAGGCTTTGGGCCCGAGCTTCGACGTGCGCGAGTTCCACGACGTCGTGCTGCTCGACGGCGCCCTGCCGTTGGACATCCTGGAGGCGCGGGTGCAGGCGTGGGTGGCGGCGCGGCAGCATGAGGCCGCCGCGCCGAAGCCTCAGCGCGCGCCCTGAGGCGCGCGCGGCGTCACGGCGCGGGCGCGGGAGGCGCCAGTCGGCCGTACTTCTTCATCACCTGGATGAGCCGTTCCTGGGGCAGGCCGTAGACGCGGCTGCTCTCCGCGCCCGTCATCGTGTCGGACGCCAGCATCGAGTTGAGGATGGCCTCCTGCGTGGCCTGGATGGTGGCCTCGAAGAGCGGCGTCATCCGCTCGTTGTCGAGCGACGAGACGCTGGCCACGTCCGTGCCCGTGGGGGGCTTCAGCCGCTGCGTGGAGAAGGCCAGGAAGATGTCGCCAGAGGAGTTCCCCCCCAGGCCGCCCATCTTCCCGATGCCCAGCGGCACGCGCTTCGCCAGACGCTCCAGTTGATGCGGCAGCAGCGGCGCGTCCGTCGCCACCACCACGATGATGGAGCCGGCGCCCTCGGGCGTGCGGGGCTGGGTGTCGCCACGCGACGTCGCGCAGGCCGGCATCTTCTCGAACATGCTGTGGCTCGGCTTCTTGGGCCCGGTGTAGCAGGGGCGCAGGTCGTTGAGCTCCTCGCCCACGGGCACGCCCTCCACGGTGAAGAGGTGCCGCGCGCCGTAGTTGCACTGCAACAGCACGCCCACGGTGTAGCCGCCCTCCGACGCGGGCAGCTTGCGTGACGCCGTGCCGATGCCGGCCTTGAAGCTGTGGCACACCATCCCCGTGCCACCGCCCACCGAGCCCTCCGCGACCGGGCCTCCCTTGGCGCTGTCGAGCGCGCGGTGGGCGTGCGTGGCCTTCACGTGGAAGCCATAGATGTCATTCAGCAGGCCATCCCACGTCTCCGCGACGACGGGCAGGCCCAGCTCCCACTCCAATCCGCGCTTCATCGCCCACGAGATGACGGAGTCGCGGACGGTGCCCACGTCGTTGGTGTTGGTGAGCATGACGGGGCCGGCGAGCTGGCCGGACTCGGTGAGCCAGTGGGAGCCCGTCATTTCACCGTTGCCGTTGAGGGCGTAGATGGCTGCGAAGACGTCCTCGGACACGCCGTCCTTGCCGCGAGGCAGCACGGCGGTGACGCCGGTGCGCACCGCGCCCTTTCCCCGCGGGCCGCGGGTGTCGCCCGAAATCAACGTCGTATGGCCCACCTCCACGCCGGACACGTCGGTGATGGCGTTGTTCGGGCCCGACTGTCCGCCAAAGGTGATGCCCAGGTCGCGGGCGCGGGGCCTCGCCTGGGTGGACTGCGCTTCCGCTGGAAGGGACCACAGCAACAGACAGGACACGATTCCCAGTCGCAAAGGGAGACGGAACGGGTTCATGGCGTGGCGTCATATCGCGACCGCGTCAGGCCCCCAACTGGAGGTCCCGTCTGGCCATGTCCGTTGTCTCCCTGCCAGTATCTCTCTGAGTCCCCTCGCCGTCGGGAGGCCGCCGGGCCGCACATGGCTGAACACGAAGACCTCGATGCGCTGTGGCGCAAGGCGCGGCCGGATGACCTCGCCTCGCTGCGGCGGCTGGATGCCGCACTGGTTCGTTCCGGCTACCAGGTGGAAGGAAAGACGGTGCGCGAGTGGATTGCCGCGCTCGCCGGAGACCGCATCCGCTGGTTCGACGGCAGGGATGCACATGACCGCGTGTGCCAGGCGGGGCTCGCGGCGGTGCCCGCGCTCATAGAGGCCCTGGCGCGAGCGGACCAGGAGGCTTCCTGGCAAGCCACGCGCAACATGCTCGGGCAGTGCGTCGCGGCGCTGGGCACCATCGACCCGCTTCCCACCTGTGCGATTCCGGCGCTCCTCGACGTGCTCCGTCAGCCCGTGGCGCGGGTCCGGCGAATGGCGTTGGCGGTGCTGACGCGCATGCGCCCACGCGCCACCCCCATGGCCCTGCGCGCCGTCCTGTCGTGTCTCAAGGAGCGGGGCGACACACCGACGCGGTTGCACGCGGCGCAGGTGCTGGCGGCGATGCAGGACCCGTTGCCGGAGAAGGTCCGCGTCGTCGCGCTATCGCTGCTCGAAGATGCCCACCGCGCGGTGCGCCGGGAGGGGCTCCATGTCCTCGCTCGCTTTCCGCGCGACGAAGAGGTCCTCACCGCGCTGGAGGAGCAGGCCATTCTGGACGATGAGAATCGGAACGAGGCCCTGCGCGTGCTGTCGCTGCTGGCGCCGGCCCGAGCGATTCCAAGGCTGCTCGAAGTGGCGAGCAGCGCGAGGTCGCGCCGGCAAGAAGACGGGCCGCCTCCGCCTTCCTGGCGGGGCCCGCTCGGTGAGACCCGACGGCTCGAAGATGGGAAGCGAGCCCTCTTGTTCATCGCCCGGCTGGGCGTCCGGGGCGCGGAGGCGCTGGCGTCGCTCGACGCGCTCCGGGCCGTCGAGGTCCTGGCACCCTATGTGGACGCCGTCATGGACGACATCACGCGCGCGGTGCTGCGAAATCGAGCGCCGCCCTTGAGGACGGAGCGTTTCCAGGAGCCGCTCTGCGCCGCGCTCTTGACGGACGTGGCGTGGCCCGTCGAGCGCACCGAGGAGCCGTCCCTGGCGCTGCGCCCGTGGCTCGAGTCCCTGGCCGCCTTCGGCACGGAGGTGGAGGTGCGCGTGGCGCTCGCCGCCGCGAGGCATGTGCTGTGGCTGTGGGAGTCCCAGGACCCGAACAACGACTGGTCGCGCCGCGCCGTCATGGCCATGGACCGCTGGCTCTGTGAGCCCTCGGAGGCGCACGCGGCGCAGGTGGCCGCGGTGGGAAACTTCACCCCCAGCCAGTTCTGCGCGCCGGATGCCTTCTCCGCCGCCTGGTCGGTGAACTACGCCTGCGGGTGTGTCCCCCGGCCGTCCGCGCCCGACGCCCCGCGCCGGCCTGAAGAGGACCCCCTGGGCGCGTGCGTCCATGCCGCGTGCCGGGCGCTGAGCCGCCGGTCAGTCATCACCTTCGCGCTGGGCGCCAGCGAGGAGTCTCCAGAGCCACTCAGCCCGCGTGAGTCGGCACGACAGGTCCATCGTGCCATCGTGGACGAGGTGCTGCCCTGGGCCTGTGGTGCCTGGGACCCCGTGAAGGACACGCCACGGCTGCGCGATGCGCTGCGCGCGGACGGCTGGCGCATCCCCGGCGCGCCCTGACTTCGCGCGTCCGGCTGTCCGCGGGTGTGCAGTGGCCGTGAGACCGCCGGGCCGGGAAGTGTGCACGCGTCAGACGCTGACGTACGTGAATGCCCCCCGAGCGCGCGTGCGGTCCGCGGGGGCAGGTGACAACCCGCTGGCCGCAGGCCTGAGGTCCGGCCCCGTGACTCATGGGGGCGTCCATGGCGTGGAGGGCAGGGGGCGGAGTCCAGCGGTGGTGGGCCGCCCTGCTGTGGGGGACGTGTGTCCTGCTGGCGGGCGTCGTCCGCGCGGACGGGTGGCACGTGGAATACGACGCGCCGGTCCCGCTCTTCCTGGACCGCAGCTACATCCTCGACTCCCCCAACCGCATCCGCCGTCTGGGGGCGCCGAACTCCCCGGAGAAGCTCATCTTCGAGGCGCAGGTGGCGCCCAACCTCTTTCTGCCACAGCTCCATCACGGAGACTTCACGCGGCCCGGCGGTGAGTATTTCCTGTCGCTCATCATCACCCCGGCGGTGCAGCTGCGCATCGTGGACACGGCGAGCGACCCCGCCATCCCGCCGTCCTTCATCGCGAAGGCGACGTTCCAGGTGGCGCACCTGCGACCGCTGGCGAAGCCTCGGGCGGAGGGCGCGGCGGTGCGGGGATTGGCGCTCGCGCTCAACGTCATCGTGGCGCACTACTCGAATGGGGAGTCCGGGTGCTTCTACAGCAACCAGACGCGCGGCGAATCCGGGTGCACGCCGTCGGAAGGGCAGCTGCCGCTGAACGAGGTTTCCGGCAGCTTCACGACGAACTTCTTCCGCATGGAGTTCCACAGCCGGTTGGCTTTCGACGTGGAGCCGGACCTGCGCAACGCGTGGTTGGTGGGCGGGTTCGCCGCCTTCGAGCTGAACACCTCCATTGGCCCTGGCCGCATCACCCGCTCCCAGCGTGCCGTCTACGGTGACGGACACTGGGCGGCCGGCGTCATGGGCCAGCGCACGTGGAGCAACCACCGCTTCCCGTTGGAAGTGTCCGTGTCGCAGCCCTTCGGGGAGACGCCCTCGCAGCGGGCCACGTGGAAGGCTGAGTTCGGCGTCTACCCTCGGTGGGGCGCGGGTTTCGGCGTCTTCGCGCGGTACGTGAAGGGACAGGACTACTACAACATCCTGTTCCTGGAGCCCGTGGCGCTGTGGCAGTTCGGGCTCGCCTTTGAGCTCAACCCCGGCGCGCGACTGCGGGCGGCCGAGGAAGGTCGGCCGCCCGGGTTTCCTTGAGCCGCTTCAGGGCAGGCGCGCGTCGAGCCACGTCAGGTGCGCGTCGACCGTCTCCGCCACCACCTGCGCCTGGTCCGACGCGCTGGGGTCCGTGTAGGGATTGCCAATCTCCTTGTGCTGCCACTTCACCCACGTCTGCTTGTACCAACCCCAGTCGAGGTTCGTGCCCGTCGAAGGCGGGGTGCTGCCCGCGTAGCCGGAGAAGGCGCGGATGCCCGTGGCGGGAGCGACCTCCTGGCCGCCCACCACGTGGAAGATGTGGAGCCTGTCGCGGCGGGGGAACTGGGCCGTCAGGTTCGTGGCCCACGCGCCATAGAAGGTGCCCCAGGGCCGCACGGGGTTGTTGATCTTGCTGTCGAAGGTCCCCAGCTCTCCCTGGCTGTTGCGGCACACGCCGTCGAACGACGACACGTAGATGTCGATGCCGTCGAGCGCCGTGTTCGCGCGGAGCGCTTGCGCCATGCGCATCATCAAGCATCCACCGCGCGAGCTGCCCGCCAGGTAGATGGCGCGCGTCTCCGGACGGACCTGCGCCTGGAGCCAGTTCGAGAAGCCATTCACGAT from Myxococcus xanthus encodes the following:
- a CDS encoding GMC family oxidoreductase; translation: MREGGSDLYDALIIGSGAGGGPLALKFSQAGLRVLVLERGPRHSPREYAHDATGLGPQDLIPRVEDDPHTVVTRKTSVPLRTALGWTASCVGGGTVHMGGYFYRFHPDDLRMRSRFGDYEELADWPYDYAALEPWYAVAEQEVGVSGLAGVNPFEGPRSTPFPLPPLDAHPLAAALEEACARRGLHAFPTPRSINSRPYQGRPACAYCLECSGLGCPVGARGSSQAALLPRAEATGHCEVRARCHVREVTVGPDGRATGCVYLDVEGQEHRVTARVVCVCCSSVESARLLLLSRSPRFPNGLANGSGRVGRHLQFHAVTMAQARLPRDRLPGALLENPHPFIGRSVMDHYFLPDGVSDLPKGGILRFGRGPPVPESRDGAKASDVLFCEVFHDFLPNAGTFVELDPEVKDRWGLPVARIHLDRPRHHVRAGQWLLARTFELFRDLGAEECVPLIVGGTSSYLVQGTCRAGDDPETSVLDGHCQTHEVDNLFVVDGSFMPTSGGAAPTLTILANSFRSADHIVRRFQAGDFA
- a CDS encoding DEAD/DEAH box helicase, coding for MSATAQLLETVRKEAKPGIWSNGVNLARSGAVVLQSQKGGELELRVRAKGRPVALTVVLYPNDDAWECDCPSQVDPCEHVVAAAISIQQAEKQDTPMETAATRWARVVYHFTRMDGGLELRRSIVQVDSTETPLEGSLTSLMARPAEAAKLQVENADLLADRILEQRRTRGTLAPETLEAVLKVLESARNVLLDGRPVAVSDEQVLPRAVVEDRSGQIVVTVTKDPRIQEVVSPGVALASDTLVRLGETSMSGPWLQNLPIVRTYSADHLGDLTSKIMPELGRRLPVEVRSKRLPRLDRELKPRILLELNQLDAGLSVLPTLVYGAPPVVRIDNGRMVYLRGAVPLRDESAEQRLIHQLRDELNLVPGRRLTVQGSEMVRWADKLRRWRGDLAGDAAGLVSPDVKLRPSLHLESSVTGQGVPDVRFQLSFQVEGAKGEVKAVDAAAVIRAWTEGLGLVPLDGGGWAPLPRAWLDKHGQRVADLLNARQEDGKVSNHALPELTALCETLEQPPPPGLDRLAPLISGFEKLPPPELPAELNATLRQYQLQGVSWLGFLRGAGLGGILADDMGLGKTLQTICALGPGSLVVCPTSVLPNWAAELKRFRPSLKVCVYHGPGRALEPSADVTLTTYAIMRLDAAVLGAKTWDSLVLDEAQAIKNPDSQVARAAFGLKANFRLALSGTPLENRLEELWSLMHFTNPGLLGGRKHFEDKIARPISEGRQDAAEGLRRRIRPFVLRRLKRDVAPELPPRIESVMHVQMDERERSVYDAVMAATRKEVVALLNEGGSVLKALEALLRLRQAACHTALVPGQRANTSSKVETLVDALETAVSEGHKALVFSQWTSLLDLIEPRLKAAGIGFGRLDGTTANRGEVTERFQSTEGEPVLLMSLKAGGTGLNLTAADHVFLVDPWWNPAAEAQAADRAHRIGQERTVMVYRLVSQGTVEERILGLQEKKRAIFEAALSEAAAATAITREDLLELFS
- a CDS encoding DUF885 domain-containing protein, with the translated sequence MTRAVLLFAVGFLTMLPESADARPQAAATLHALIQQEWQYQLEHSPTYASVQGDRRWNDRWDDLSLKSIEADHQHNLQVLAKLKKVDRKALSAADQLNYDLFRRDYETWVEEHRFKTYLMPVNHMGGIPEGIKQPPGVQTAYQLADNLRFETVKDYEDWVARLQGFGTYVDQVLALLREGLREKRIHPQVVLQRIPPQVAKQLVADPADSGFFAPFRRFPKGIASVEQQRLSAAGRAAIAQGVLPALKRFHQFLTEEYVPKGTEVVGIWQLPEGAELYDFLARKFTTTGLGAEEIHALGLAEVQRLRAEMEAVKVQTGFKGTLAEFFRFLRTDARFYARDGDELLMRYRALSKRIDPLLVRLFKTLPRQPYGVEPTPEAMAPDATTGFYYPGASDGSRPGTYLVNLYRPETRPLWEMVPLTLHEAVPGHHLQTALAAEQPGLPEFRRYGYYVAYGEGWALYCETLGDELGLYSSPYEKFGQLAYDMWRAVRLVVDTGMHVKKWTRQQALDFFMENSPRQELDTTNEIDRYIAWPGQALAYKVGQLKIRELRTRAEQALGPSFDVREFHDVVLLDGALPLDILEARVQAWVAARQHEAAAPKPQRAP
- a CDS encoding P1 family peptidase, coding for MNPFRLPLRLGIVSCLLLWSLPAEAQSTQARPRARDLGITFGGQSGPNNAITDVSGVEVGHTTLISGDTRGPRGKGAVRTGVTAVLPRGKDGVSEDVFAAIYALNGNGEMTGSHWLTESGQLAGPVMLTNTNDVGTVRDSVISWAMKRGLEWELGLPVVAETWDGLLNDIYGFHVKATHAHRALDSAKGGPVAEGSVGGGTGMVCHSFKAGIGTASRKLPASEGGYTVGVLLQCNYGARHLFTVEGVPVGEELNDLRPCYTGPKKPSHSMFEKMPACATSRGDTQPRTPEGAGSIIVVVATDAPLLPHQLERLAKRVPLGIGKMGGLGGNSSGDIFLAFSTQRLKPPTGTDVASVSSLDNERMTPLFEATIQATQEAILNSMLASDTMTGAESSRVYGLPQERLIQVMKKYGRLAPPAPAP
- a CDS encoding HEAT repeat domain-containing protein, with translation MAEHEDLDALWRKARPDDLASLRRLDAALVRSGYQVEGKTVREWIAALAGDRIRWFDGRDAHDRVCQAGLAAVPALIEALARADQEASWQATRNMLGQCVAALGTIDPLPTCAIPALLDVLRQPVARVRRMALAVLTRMRPRATPMALRAVLSCLKERGDTPTRLHAAQVLAAMQDPLPEKVRVVALSLLEDAHRAVRREGLHVLARFPRDEEVLTALEEQAILDDENRNEALRVLSLLAPARAIPRLLEVASSARSRRQEDGPPPPSWRGPLGETRRLEDGKRALLFIARLGVRGAEALASLDALRAVEVLAPYVDAVMDDITRAVLRNRAPPLRTERFQEPLCAALLTDVAWPVERTEEPSLALRPWLESLAAFGTEVEVRVALAAARHVLWLWESQDPNNDWSRRAVMAMDRWLCEPSEAHAAQVAAVGNFTPSQFCAPDAFSAAWSVNYACGCVPRPSAPDAPRRPEEDPLGACVHAACRALSRRSVITFALGASEESPEPLSPRESARQVHRAIVDEVLPWACGAWDPVKDTPRLRDALRADGWRIPGAP